One Cryptomeria japonica chromosome 9, Sugi_1.0, whole genome shotgun sequence genomic window carries:
- the LOC131063674 gene encoding uncharacterized protein LOC131063674, with product MPGNPKKNNKQSEGKSITIELEVHNSDDEGEKLTEQGNLRPVWEDDSKDNSKDEDFQVEEEEPEVKPNNEMEEIDEEEEGEDQSSNTESEPESSIKTHVRPNISEDEDMVPCSPMSSMHDESYSLELALLDVNPDKKKLDTPKRMAEKTKKTNKESEGKGITIDLEEIHDLEEEDDLKDNSKDEEFQVEEDEPEVNPNNEMEEMDAEEEEEDESRNTENEPESSIKSPIHPNISEDENMVSCSPMLSMHDENSKMEGMLHDTREKLSTLEQKNEEQERKIQLLRDAVNSLCCIMDGIMKSVVLVTISGYGIIKKNKKKVAKEE from the exons ATGCCGGGAAATCCCAAGAAAAACAATAAACAGTCGGAGGGGAAAAGCATTACTATAGAGCTGGAGGTGCATAATTCTGATGATGAAGGGGAAAAACTGACAGAACAAGGAAACTTGAGACCAGTTTGG GAAGATGACTCGAAGGATAACTCGAAAGATGAGGACTTCCAggtggaagaagaagaacctgaagttAAACCTAATAATGAAATGGAGGAAATAGATGAAGAAGAGGAAGGGGAGGATCAAAGTAGCAACACTGAAAGTGAACCAGAGTCCTCGATCAAAACCCATGTCCGCCCCAACATCTCTGAAGATGAAGATATGGTGCCGTGTTCGCCTATGTCATCTATGCATGATGAGAGCT ACTCCCTTGAATTGGCCCTGCTTGATGTTAATCCTGACAAGAAAAAGCTAGATACCCCTAAACGCATGGCAGAGAAAACAAAGAAAACCAATAAAGAGTCAGAGGGGAAAGGCATTACCATAGACCTGGAG GAAATCCATGACTTGGAGGAGGAAGATGACTTGAAGGATAACTCGAAAGATGAGGAGTTCCAAGtggaagaagatgaacctgaagtaAACCCTAATAATGAAATGGAGGAAATGGATgcagaagaggaagaggaggatgaaAGTAGAAACACTGAAAATGAACCAGAGTCCTCGATCAAAAGCCCTATCCACCCCAACATCtctgaagatgaaaatatggtgtCGTGTTCTCCTATGTTGTCTATGCATGATGAGAACAGTAAGATGGAAGGGATGTTGCATGATACGAGAGAGAAACTGTCAACCCTGGAACAAAAAAATGAAGAGCAGGAAAGAAAAATCCAACTATTGCGTGATGCAGTAAACTCTCTTTGTTGCATTATGGATGGTATCATGAAGAGTGTTGTTCTAGTAACTATTTCAGGATATggaataattaagaaaaataaaaagaaagtggCCAAGGAGGAGTGA